One window of Mediterraneibacter gnavus ATCC 29149 genomic DNA carries:
- a CDS encoding HPr family phosphocarrier protein has protein sequence MVSGKTKIKNPTGLHLRPAGLFCKTAMQFASKITVRKQARNEEVTANAKSVLSVLGACIKSGDEIEVICEGSDETAALAEMIRIIEDGLGE, from the coding sequence ATGGTCAGTGGAAAGACAAAAATCAAGAATCCTACAGGACTGCATTTACGTCCGGCAGGATTATTCTGCAAAACAGCAATGCAGTTTGCAAGTAAGATCACGGTCAGAAAGCAGGCTCGAAATGAGGAGGTCACTGCCAATGCAAAAAGTGTACTGAGTGTACTTGGGGCATGTATCAAAAGCGGAGATGAGATCGAAGTGATCTGTGAAGGCTCTGATGAGACAGCAGCTCTTGCAGAGATGATCAGGATCATTGAGGATGGACTGGGAGAATAA
- a CDS encoding nucleotidyltransferase family protein has product MNKATLVVMAAGIGSRFGGGIKQLEPVGPNGEIIMDYSIYDAMEAGFDKVVFVIRKDLKKDFKEVIGNRIEKVVEVAYAYQEVDDIPQAYRERFSGRTKPWGTGQAILCCKDVVDSPFLVINADDYYGKQAYVEAYEYLTRETTSKDEICMVSFVLKNTLSDNGGVTRGVCKVNENGYLADIVETSNIEKYESGAAVHKGEAYIPIDIESSVSMNMWGLTPEFFQILESGFEAFVANTPADNLKAEYLLPTIIGDLLAEKKLAVKVLTSKDKWFGVTYKEDKDSVVSELQALIHAGVYPKKLF; this is encoded by the coding sequence ATGAACAAAGCAACATTAGTCGTAATGGCGGCAGGGATTGGAAGCAGATTTGGTGGCGGAATCAAACAGCTGGAACCGGTGGGACCAAACGGAGAGATTATTATGGATTACTCCATTTATGATGCAATGGAAGCCGGATTTGATAAGGTTGTATTTGTAATCAGAAAGGATCTGAAAAAAGATTTTAAAGAAGTGATCGGAAACCGGATTGAAAAGGTTGTAGAGGTTGCTTACGCATATCAGGAGGTAGATGATATTCCGCAGGCGTATCGGGAACGTTTTTCAGGTCGCACAAAGCCATGGGGAACCGGACAGGCAATTCTCTGCTGTAAGGATGTTGTAGACAGTCCGTTTCTGGTCATTAATGCAGATGATTACTATGGAAAGCAGGCATATGTGGAAGCGTACGAGTACCTTACAAGAGAGACAACATCAAAGGATGAGATCTGTATGGTCAGCTTTGTTTTGAAAAATACACTGAGTGATAACGGCGGGGTAACACGCGGAGTCTGTAAAGTAAATGAAAACGGATATCTTGCAGATATTGTGGAGACGTCCAATATTGAGAAATATGAGAGCGGAGCAGCCGTTCACAAGGGAGAAGCGTACATTCCAATCGATATTGAATCCAGCGTTTCCATGAATATGTGGGGACTTACGCCAGAGTTCTTCCAGATTCTGGAAAGTGGATTTGAGGCATTTGTAGCAAATACCCCGGCAGATAACTTGAAAGCAGAATATTTACTGCCGACGATCATTGGTGATCTTTTGGCGGAGAAAAAGCTTGCAGTAAAAGTGCTGACATCAAAAGATAAATGGTTTGGTGTGACTTATAAAGAAGATAAGGATTCCGTTGTTTCGGAATTGCAGGCTTTGATTCATGCGGGAGTTTATCCGAAAAAGTTATTCTGA
- a CDS encoding LTA synthase family protein has product MQELKKKHRKKPKKELDRGAQKEQKNLTDITEEQLKVNIGIVRLGNMIKVIQIVMKVLLCMLAVLFSFLAILLHEAANWMLATWTNLSMEELVAQLKTPIQGTSHEVLWDFVETCIPAAVMAVFFVVLVIVMVRKTKITKWVVQIGAVAGSMALIVSSGQMVWNELDVGEYLENQDTISMFLQENYMDPALVPVTFPEQKRNLVYIFMESMESTYASTDVGGAFAENDIPEMTQLAMENVNFSTGDMLGGLIPSDGATWTMGAMVAQTSGLPLKVKLRAENIQEDVQVLPGATVLGDMLAVQGYKQVVMFGSEGEFAGRKQYFEGHGNYEVKDLLYAQQNGLIPPDYRVWWGYEDHKLYDFARREVTNLANSGQPFNFTMLTVDTHFEDGYVCDLCQDEHPGNQYANVMSCASRQVVDFVNWLKAQPFYENTTIVIVGDHLTMDSDFCQDVPEDYTRGVYNTIINAPIVPVNQKNRMATTMDMFPTTIAALGAQIEGDRLGLGTNLFSAEPALAEKVGMDTLNKEIRKRSIFYEQIAGKENIDDSVMDMK; this is encoded by the coding sequence TTGCAGGAGTTAAAGAAAAAGCATAGAAAGAAGCCGAAAAAAGAGTTAGACAGAGGGGCGCAAAAAGAGCAGAAGAATCTGACGGATATAACGGAAGAACAGTTGAAAGTGAATATCGGGATTGTTCGTTTGGGAAACATGATAAAGGTGATTCAGATTGTGATGAAAGTGCTGTTGTGTATGTTAGCAGTGTTATTCTCATTTCTGGCAATCTTGCTTCATGAAGCGGCAAACTGGATGCTGGCGACATGGACAAATCTGTCTATGGAGGAGCTTGTCGCTCAGTTAAAGACACCAATCCAGGGCACCAGTCATGAGGTACTCTGGGATTTTGTAGAGACTTGTATACCGGCCGCAGTGATGGCAGTGTTTTTTGTGGTATTGGTAATCGTAATGGTGCGAAAAACAAAGATTACAAAATGGGTGGTACAGATTGGAGCGGTTGCAGGTTCGATGGCACTGATTGTATCATCCGGACAGATGGTGTGGAATGAACTGGATGTTGGAGAATATCTGGAAAATCAGGATACGATCTCGATGTTTTTGCAGGAGAATTATATGGATCCGGCGTTGGTTCCGGTTACATTTCCCGAGCAGAAGAGAAATCTGGTGTACATTTTTATGGAGTCCATGGAATCCACGTACGCTTCAACAGATGTAGGCGGCGCTTTTGCAGAAAATGATATTCCGGAGATGACGCAGCTGGCAATGGAAAACGTTAATTTTTCGACGGGCGATATGCTGGGCGGTCTGATTCCTTCTGATGGTGCCACGTGGACAATGGGAGCTATGGTGGCGCAGACATCCGGGTTGCCGCTGAAGGTAAAGCTACGCGCGGAGAATATACAGGAAGATGTGCAAGTGCTTCCGGGAGCAACTGTTCTGGGTGATATGTTAGCGGTACAAGGCTACAAACAGGTTGTTATGTTTGGCTCAGAAGGGGAGTTTGCCGGAAGAAAACAGTATTTTGAGGGACATGGAAATTATGAAGTGAAAGATTTGCTCTACGCTCAGCAAAACGGTCTCATACCTCCGGATTATCGAGTGTGGTGGGGATATGAGGATCATAAATTGTACGATTTTGCAAGGCGGGAAGTAACAAATCTGGCTAACAGCGGACAACCATTTAACTTTACGATGCTGACTGTTGACACCCATTTTGAAGATGGATATGTTTGTGATCTGTGCCAGGATGAACATCCGGGCAATCAGTATGCAAACGTGATGTCCTGCGCTAGCAGACAGGTCGTGGATTTTGTGAACTGGTTGAAAGCACAGCCATTTTATGAGAATACCACGATTGTGATTGTAGGAGATCATTTGACGATGGACAGTGATTTTTGTCAGGATGTGCCGGAAGATTATACGCGAGGTGTATATAATACGATCATCAATGCTCCAATTGTTCCGGTCAATCAGAAAAACAGAATGGCGACAACAATGGATATGTTTCCAACGACAATTGCGGCATTGGGAGCACAGATTGAAGGGGATCGCCTGGGACTCGGAACAAATTTGTTTTCAGCAGAGCCGGCTCTTGCAGAAAAAGTGGGAATGGATACCCTGAATAAGGAAATTAGAAAACGTTCTATTTTTTATGAACAGATAGCAGGAAAAGAAAATATTGATGATTCAGTCATGGATATGAAGTAA
- a CDS encoding glycosyltransferase family 2 protein: MEKISVVVSCYNEEESIPLFYNEIKKVMEIMKEFQFEVLFVDDGSKDRTLEVAKELAKKDECIKYVSFSRNFGKEAAMYAGLSYASGDYVTIMDADLQDPPRLLPEMMHYIKEEGYDSVATRRVTRKGEPKIRSFFARRFYHLIKKISDTEIVDGARDYRLMTRQFVNSLLELEEYNRFSKGLYGWVGYKTKWMEYENIERVAGETKWSFWKLFVYAIEGIVAFSTVPLLISAIMGIVLCVLAFILIIVIVAKTLIFGDPTSGWPSMVCIMLFIGGIQLFCIGILGEYFAKAYMELKKRPIFICKETNIQP; encoded by the coding sequence ATGGAAAAAATAAGTGTAGTTGTTTCATGCTATAACGAAGAAGAAAGTATTCCTTTGTTTTATAATGAAATAAAAAAAGTAATGGAGATTATGAAAGAATTCCAGTTTGAAGTTCTTTTTGTAGATGATGGGTCAAAGGACAGAACTCTTGAAGTTGCAAAAGAACTGGCAAAAAAAGACGAATGTATAAAGTATGTATCATTTTCCAGAAATTTTGGGAAAGAAGCAGCAATGTATGCAGGATTAAGTTATGCTTCTGGGGACTATGTCACGATTATGGATGCTGATCTGCAGGATCCACCGAGGTTATTGCCGGAGATGATGCATTATATCAAAGAAGAAGGATATGATTCGGTGGCAACAAGACGAGTGACAAGAAAAGGAGAGCCAAAGATCCGGTCATTTTTTGCAAGGAGATTTTATCATTTGATCAAGAAAATTTCAGATACGGAAATTGTAGATGGAGCCAGAGATTATCGATTGATGACGCGTCAGTTTGTAAACAGTCTTCTGGAGCTGGAAGAATACAATAGATTTTCAAAAGGTCTGTATGGTTGGGTTGGATATAAAACAAAATGGATGGAATATGAAAACATCGAGAGAGTTGCAGGTGAGACAAAGTGGTCTTTCTGGAAATTGTTTGTGTATGCAATCGAAGGGATTGTTGCTTTTTCTACAGTACCGTTGCTGATTTCAGCAATCATGGGAATTGTACTCTGTGTACTTGCGTTTATATTGATTATCGTAATTGTTGCAAAAACACTGATTTTTGGAGATCCGACCTCTGGATGGCCGTCTATGGTATGTATTATGCTATTCATAGGTGGAATTCAACTGTTTTGTATCGGTATTTTAGGGGAGTATTTTGCAAAAGCATATATGGAATTGAAAAAAAGACCAATTTTTATTTGCAAAGAGACAAATATTCAGCCATAG